In Sulfitobacter sp. OXR-159, one DNA window encodes the following:
- a CDS encoding succinate dehydrogenase iron-sulfur subunit, producing MVQLTLPKNSRMTSGKTWPKPQGATNLREFHIYRWNPDDGKNPALDTYFVDMDDCGPMILDALIKIKNEIDPTLTFRRSCREGICGSCAMNIDGINTLACTYGMEEINGVVKIYPLPHMPVVKDLIPDLTHFYAQHASIQPWLETETPEPRKEWKQSIDDRAKLDGLYECIMCACCSTSCPSYWWNGDRYLGPAALLHAYRWIIDSRDEATGERLDDLEDPFKLYRCHTIMNCAKTCPKGLNPAAAIANIKKLMVERTV from the coding sequence ATGGTTCAACTGACGCTTCCGAAAAACTCCCGCATGACCAGCGGCAAGACATGGCCCAAGCCGCAAGGCGCTACCAACCTGCGTGAGTTCCACATCTACCGCTGGAACCCCGACGACGGGAAGAACCCGGCGCTCGACACCTATTTCGTCGATATGGACGATTGCGGGCCGATGATCCTTGATGCGCTGATCAAGATCAAAAACGAGATTGACCCCACGCTGACCTTCCGCCGCTCCTGCCGCGAGGGCATCTGTGGCTCCTGCGCGATGAATATCGACGGGATCAACACGCTGGCCTGCACCTACGGCATGGAAGAGATCAACGGCGTGGTCAAAATCTACCCGCTGCCGCATATGCCGGTGGTCAAAGACCTGATCCCCGATCTGACCCACTTCTACGCCCAGCACGCCTCGATCCAGCCTTGGCTGGAAACCGAGACGCCTGAGCCGCGCAAGGAGTGGAAACAGTCGATCGACGACCGCGCCAAGCTCGATGGCCTCTATGAGTGCATCATGTGCGCCTGCTGCTCGACTTCCTGCCCCAGCTACTGGTGGAACGGCGACCGCTACCTTGGGCCAGCCGCCTTGCTGCACGCCTACCGCTGGATCATCGACAGCCGGGATGAGGCCACGGGCGAGCGACTGGACGACCTCGAAGACCCGTTCAAGCTCTACCGTTGCCACACGATCATGAACTGCGCCAAGACCTGCCCCAAGGGGCTGAACCCGGCAGCGGCGATTGCCAATATCAAGAAACTGATGGTCGAACGGACCGTCTAA